Genomic window (Vitis riparia cultivar Riparia Gloire de Montpellier isolate 1030 chromosome 4, EGFV_Vit.rip_1.0, whole genome shotgun sequence):
TAGATCAGTGATTCATTCTAACCAGGATAATTTCATTACTAATTGATTCTTGTCCAGGACATGTGGCCTATTGTTCTTGGCTATTATTGGTTATTGGTTTGCTTTGTCAAATTCACAAGTCAACCCTAAATTCATCCAAGTTTATTATCCTTGGCCAGGTTTTAATGTCTCAGTTAGAACTTGTTTGGATCTCAGCCAAGTTCTGGGCCAGTTTGGTTTAGTATAATTCATACAGAGTTAACTGCTATATATATGGGAAAAAAGGGTTGTTAAACAATCTTAAATCTGAGACACCCGTCTTTTAAATGCCTGTATATTTTTATAGTGACATTATCCTTTTCTTATATGATATCTGGAGCTGTGGTTTCTCCAGTTAAGTTGATGAGTTAACTCCATTCCACAAACTTGTGTGAGTTGATATCCCAAGTTATATCAGTTGAAATGTGATTATGCCTCTACAACATTCTGATGTAAGCTGTACAGGTATGCTGCTGCTCCACAAGAGCTTCGAACTGATTGGAATAAGTTCACTAAAGACTATTTCCAGAGCCGCTCGACCTTAGTTTCTGTATTCCTTCTTGTAGATGCTAGCATTCCTGCTAAAAAGATTGATCTCGAATATGCCAGTTGGCTGGGTGAGAATCAGGTATTTTTTCATGTCTTTTATATACAACATTGGggaaaaaagatatttaaaggGATTTGAAATGAAGCCACACTAGATACATGAGCTTTGGCATCGATATACTCTgggtttcaaaaaaattgtcatGTCATGGTTCTATGAGCAGTAGTAGCTCAGCCTTTTCACCTCCTCCCCACCTTCCACCATGTTTGGTTAGGGGATATTTCAGAATTAAGGAAAACGGAGGAAGCATGATCATTTTGGAACTGAATCCCCAGAATGGTTTTTAGTAGGCACTAATGAGTTTTCCCACTTCAAACATGACAAGAACTTCATAGAATCTTTTGCTCTTACCTGGGTTTCCTTGTTCTGAGCAAGCCAGCCAAATATAATCCTTGAGCAAAGATGGTGTTTTCCTTAACCGCAACTGGATGCTTCCATTATCAATTTTCTGTTATTGAACCATGTGGTCCTTTCAGATTCCCATGACATTGATCTTCACCAAATGTGACAAgcgcaaaaagaagaaaaatggagggaagAGACCGGAAGAAAATGTTGAAGATTTTCAAGGATTAATATGCGACTTCTTCCAAACAGCACCACCTTGGATTATGACCAGCAGTGTAACCAATCAAGGTCGCGATGAGATACTACTGCACATGGCTCAGCTTCGCAACTACTGGCTCAAGCACTAAAGGAATAAAGAAGTACACTTTCAAATTTGCGGCAATTCCAAGTTTTGAAGTTTTACTGAACTTCCTAATAGCAATGTAGGAGTACTAGCGGTTAAATTTTTGGTTCTCTAAAGATAATGTGTGGTTTTCCAATGATACATTTTGAAGCCTTGATTCCAGGATCAAATGAACACACCACACACCTTGCAATTaaattattgttgtttttaGTAACTTGAGGGAAGATCAGTTTCTAATCCTTGCTGCTTCCCCCGGGATAAGGGTCTGACAGGAATGTGTATGTTGGCTTTGGTCTAGTCTCTGTATTTGGTTTGATGTGAGTGCAATCTTAGAATGAAGGAGATGCCTCTGTTCACTGTGAGGTAGTGCCACAAATTAGAATTACTTGGTGTGGTTACTTCTATCTAATTGAAATGGGTAATTCTGGGTGGGGGTTCAAGGTAAGTTAATATAATCGAACTTACTGAATATATACATTAACAAAGGATTAAgatcaagagaaagaaaaaaaaaaaaaatcataaaagaggGTTAACCATATGATTACATTGTTTGATACATGATTTAATAAGCATGGGATTTACCTGATCAGCCTCTTGGGACTAAAATTGTGAAGCACTCATTCGACAGTAGCTAGAACTTTTATCATGAAAGCTTGGTGTGGGGAGAACTTAAGATGAatcttcaattttccaattccATCGGTTAAAATTTCCTTGGCCAAATATATACGGAGTCCTCTTGATAAATTTCAGGATTCAGGGCATGttttaaacattgaaataaaaaacaaaaataagaaaccaaTTCCAATTCCAATTCCATTCATGAATAtctttaaattatgaaaaccaAAACCCAATCTGGATTCCAGATTCATCTCTTCCACATAAATTATAATTCAGCCCAACCCACTCCCATCCTATTTCTTACATCCAAGCACATGGTAAAATTTATCCTCGAATTTGAACAGGCATTGCAAATCTTCAACCTGATGAACAAAAGGGTAACCGCCCTATGTGACAAAGGACCCAAAAAAGGGGGTGGTGAATTGCCCAAGGGCATTAGGCAGCAAGGAAACTGCGCCTTGAACCTTCTCAAGGGTTATGCATGAAAAAGCTAGAGTCAATGTACAGGCGCAGCTACCATACTGTTTAGTTAATGCAAAGCTATGGCAAACATGTGACACCTACATAAAACCATGAGTATATATGATGAGAAATATGAATAAGTTACCATCCGACCTTATAGTATATAAATTTAACATCTCCAAAGTAGGGAAAAACATGCGTTTGGTAACAAGTTGAGTACACTCAGTAATGgtccaaaatttgtttttgcaTAATTCAGAAAAACTAAAACAGAAATAGActttaaatggattttgaatCTCAAGAGGCTGCTGCTCCCTTCTTCCTTGGAGCTGCTTCAGTACCTacccaaaacaaaaacaatgtgTAGTCAAataaccaaaacaaaatatgatgaCCCCTAACAGAACAAAAATCATTGAGAAAACTGCGAATCCAAAGGGGAAATTGTTTACCTTCTCTGAAGTTACTCTTAAACCTACATGGAACATGACGGAGATACCTCATTCGCCCTGTTCCAGTGGTCTTCCTGCGGATTGCCTTCACACTCCAATTATCTGAATTCAAACTCAATACAAGCAAACAGATGAGTAACAACTCATGTTTTACCCCCACCATTTTTTGATGGACAAATTAGAATATTAACCACggctaataaaaaaatgtgcaaCAAAGtacacagggagtatacaaaggTGCAGAACAACAAAAAAGACCTTACACAAAAAAAGTgctcaaccaatcaacaaatTCCAACACAGACATAGAGGCTTGAAGTGAAACTTCCTTACCCAAATCCATAAAGAGCACACAAATAGTTTTTCTAAAGCTTGAATCATTTGTTTCACATTGACAAATACTATAAGATTCTTCTCTGTCCAAACAGTCCCGAATAAGAATAAAGGGcagccctccacaccttcctaAGCTGCTTCCCTACATCTAAAAACAACCCCTGTTTTTTGTCCCTTTAAAAATGTTATGATGAAGTTCAGATGGACCCAGATATCTTGATTCCTCAGAAATATagggtgaaaaagaaaaagtaataattcCTCACACCAATTCTTAGACAAATAAGTGAATGATTTGCAGACAACCTCCACTGACCTATCAACTGAATGTCATGCAATTACTTGGTTTAGTGGCATTGATTCTTTCTCCATTTCCAATTAGCTAAAACTAAGCATCACTATTTTCATCACTTCTCCTCCAAtttttcagcaaccaaacaaagaatTAAAGAATGTTATAAATACCAGGATTGGGCATAATCATTCCTTCCATGCAAATTCAAGCACAacaattgttaaaaatttataaaaatgagaaaaagactCCTCCAACAGCAATTAACATAAAACAATATGCATgtcaataaaaaaacacaatagCTACCAATTTGGGAGATGGAAAAATCTAGTAAAGAGGGAAATGCTCCACTCCAACTGCACCTTATTTAACTACTCAGCTTAATTGAGCATATGTCTTCAGTTGATtcgattcaattttttatttttattttatattttatatctttaagcCAATACAGCAGAAGCTTTTCCATTTCCAAAGTTACAATGAAGATTAAGGCGTAccaaaattaagcaaaaaaagaaaagagagagagagagtacatGATACATCCGAGACACATAAAATGTCATAATATTCAAAAtctataaatgaaaaacaaaatgagcCAAAACTGCAACAACATCAAATGAAAAGACTGTTTAATAAATACTGTATTTGGCTGCTAACCCTATTTATTTGGGAACCAACAGAGGAGTGTGTTTGGTTGCTAATCCTAATTTTTTGAACAAACAAGAGTGGGTTTGGTTGCTAACCCTAATTTTTTGAAAGCCATCAAGGGATCACAATACACTATGAATTAACCTCTGAGAAGCCCACGATCACATATAATTCACGTATACTCGATATAAACGCGGTCAGAATGAACAGAAACCTCCATTTTTTCCGACAAAggataggaaaagaaaaacaaccacccaaataacctaatttttcGAGAACAAGTGCCAAACAACACCACAAAAGAAACCatgattttataattgtttgCCTCAATTTTCTCGGCAACAAAAGAAGGACAAGAAACGTAAGAGATCAGATAATGACTCACATTTTCGGATCCGGCTAGAAGGAAATCCACAAGCAGCGCATCGGCTCTTCTGAAGGTGAAAGCTTCTGCGTCCACATCGGACACAGAGCGTGTGGGTCTTGTTCCTCCTCTTTCCGAAGCTTCCTGTTCCCTTACCCTGTTCAATTcaacatcaaaatcaaaatcaaaatctcatACAATACATATTCTTCATACATATGATtctgaagagagagaaagtagacAGATATAGACGTACCATTTGTGGAGTTGCAGAAACCCTAGCTTCGGACGAGAATTTTAGGAGGAGAAAATGTTGAAGATATTTATAGTGCGAGTGTTGTGTTGtgatttttagggttttgggcTGGTGGGCGAAGGCTGAGAAGTTGTGCACATCCCTGCGTATTTTAGCATCAAGACTTATGGGCCGGGCCAGTCGATTTTAGTGGCCATAAACTGGGTACCGGGCTTTCTCATCCCTGcgtaatttttcataaatactTACGGGCCGGGCCAGTAGATTTTAGTGGCCCTACTCTAGGTACTGGGCTTTGGGTAGCAGAAGCCAGAGTGCTTTCCTCATTTTTGAGCCGGCccaattctaggttttaggttTAGAGTGGATTTTACATAACAAATTTGTGTTGGAAATCGCTTTTCATAGTTGATatcatcttaattttatttttttcattcatgaaAACCGATGTGATATCATCATACAACGATGATATTGATACGCCCAATATTaccaatatatattttcaaataaatggcTTATTATTAGCGTAACATGAAGTCAATTTCGGTCCGAAAAACctaaaaaaggcaaaaagaagAAGGGAAGTGAAATAAAACCTTGAATTgtttaacatataaaatttttttcgtaaaaaatggttttcttatacttagttttactataaaaaaatataaaataaaaataaaagtataattgaaagtaattagaaacttttatatttttaaatctttatatagaagggataaaataagtgaaataagtttgaaataacatataaaattaattaatttatttttaaatatatttttatgtttctttattttttctttctttctttctttccggGAAATTATCATGCAGCATTTCTTACTTCTTATAAAAATAGCCCATATTAAAAACTTAGTGGACAGGCCGATGTTATGATCGTAACAAAATTGCGGAGCGATTGAGAAAATTGGGCCGTTCACATTTTGTTCCACGTCGAAGCCCACATCACAGTGATTCTAGGTGGGCAAAGACTAGTTCCATAGTTCCATAGTTCCATTATTAATGAGCCGAAAACTAATGGGCTGGTTGGGTAGTAGCAGCTAGAAAGGCCCAATAAAGTCCTTGGAAGCCCAAAACACGTAATATTATTGAATCAGGAAACGTAGTGTTATAGAAAGTGTAattgtaaaaaggaaaaataaattagcCTTTTTAGAAGCCAGTTTTTTAAAGTATAATAAGACAAAAATATGTAAGagccatttattttttttccataattttatttaaaattgtgttaaaaaaatgcttaataataaaaaacaatattcttTTTGGCATTCTCATAAAAGCCTTTTTTGATTCATGTAAAAagttatttaatgtttaatacgAAGATTTGTAACATTGTAGGCTATCCTAATTCTTGGCTTTTTCTTAATCTTTGAAGGGATGAAGATCATCCaaatgacataaaaaataaggttaagttcttttatttatctCAATTGGGAAAGCATCCCGCATTGCCCGGGtttgttgaatttttcttagaaaactcgtctttgtctttttataatttataatattgtaaGGGTTAGGATATGACTTGGGATAGAAAAACATcaatctaaaaatatttggattgaCGTGGGCAACCTGTCAAAACTTTAATCCCCGtattattatgtatttattattattattaattatattacatattattttgtttagaacatgaaaaaaaaatataaaatataatgaaatttattttttaattatattagactaataaatttatgattctTGTTTAGttattaagatatttttaaatattgaaactTAAGCTTAGAGGTATCATTTacattaaattagtaattaataatctattttatgactttatgacatttaacttttaaaatattattatataatatattttctattttataactttgacatttgtattttatttattggaaaacTCTATTATAAGTCTTTGTTTGATAATCCATGAAAACTCTTGGGAGCTTGTAGAAACCCGAGTTGCCTACAAGCTTGATCAGGATTGAGAACTCCCAACCCAACCTTGGGCTCGGTTTGACATAGGTTAGACATATTTATAAGTGGATTTGAGGTAGGTTGATATTTTAAGCTTGTCGAAGTTAcaattttgcttttgtttttcttcatttgataCCCAAATTTTCAACATTTAAGATCAATGTGTTTCTCGTCCTATCATTCTAATACCTTGTTAGATCAAACCAATAATAGCCAATCTCAACACAAATGAGAAGAATTAAGGATATCAATATGTATATGGCAAACTAGCTACTTAGGCACAAGAAAAGAGTTCaactttttaaattcttttggcAACCAAACGGACAAGATCTAGGCATAATTAGTTCTCTATGTTTGACACATTTCCAATCTAATGTTTGGAGTCCCAACTTTCCTCTCACTGTAGCCAATAACTTAAACCAAACATAGAAAGTATTGAAAATATCATCAAAGTAATGAAAGCAATTATTAAACATAAGAAGATTGAATCTTTATAAATTGTGTTGAATTGGAAAATCCGAGAATGAGTTCTTGTATATTCAgcaagcaaaataaaatataagaattaatcTAAAAGTTCTAGATCAAAGTCGATCAAGTTCCTACTTCCGATCCCTagtaaagaaggaaagaaaacttAAGGAAATTTTCATAGATCTATTGAATAAGAAAACCAAAATGCTACGActcttcttttccattttattattcttgttaATCTCTCGAAGCATGAGAAAAGTTCTTTTAGCCATCAAAAGATGTTTAAATACGTCCTTTACAAGCCCTAGGTTCATAGAAAAAGTTTTTGAGCCTCACTAAAGGTGTTTGACCTCATTAAAGGCAATGATGTCTACTAAATTGCTTCAAAATAAGTcttaataaaaagtaatttatggTGTACATCATGTTAGTACCATCAATTGTTTTATATGCAATGAATGCTTACGTGACCCGTTACGcattaaatttaagaatggtAAACCTTTTTGGGGTTTTCtcattgaaattttcatttgtgAATGGATTGACCATAATCTACCTACATATCATGCAATGCCTCTAACTCTATTCCTTTGGTGAGGGTGAATGAAGACTCATTCTCTAAGCAAGTTATGTCACCTACCATAGTTTCTCTTATGCGAGGAGTGAGAGGGGACTAGGTATCACTTTGTCCTTTTGGTGCTTGGAGAGTTGGTGAAATGTCTCTCTTTATCTTGCTATCTTTCTCATTACTTGTTTTCTTGCATGCAAATTCTCCCTAATTACTAGGGAATTGGTTGGCAGTTGATATTGATATTGTCTATATATAGATGACTTTCTTCATCCTTAAATACCAAGAAACCAAATTGGCCATTATTTAAAATATCGAtgtttaatgaaatcaaaattttaccttcattttagtattaagtttacattttcaaaatttatattttttatttgtattattatccAGCGTCACAAATTCTATCATAGATggttttctatttattttgtaaattttaatattttttttaatatttccatgagttttaattaaatttcaaattttcgaAACCTCGGCTTTTCCAAGACCTTTGGGCCAAGCAAGTCGTTTAGAAGTTGGGCCAGTTCGAGCCACAGGCCCATAAGGCAGTTGGGTTGTGATCCTTCATCATCTAGAAATACAACTTAGTATTTGAATATGAAAGAGAAATTAATGTACATTCAGAAATTGAATCTCCCAACAGTGATGGTCACACATattaatttcaaaagaaataatttacAGATCATATACTTTGTTTTTGGGTCTGATGTCACAATGCAGCTTTCCTTGCTGTTTGGTATGCTAATGGCAATGTCATCccagaaagagaaaaaggaatttacctaaaaaaaagaaaaaaatccaataatatATGATTGAGACAGAGAATTTTCCATGCTTTTGGAAACCCCCCCTGTAAATCACATTTGATTGACTTTGACAAGAAAGGGTGAACATTTTGACatggaaaggaaaattttcaccATGGACGTCCATCTCCAAGTggaaagacaagaaaaaaagtGACAAAAAAGTTATAGTAAAAAGTGAAGTGGAAGTAAAGAAAGGGGGCCCAATGACTGACTGATTGGGAGGCAGGAATTATTTACTTCATGCTTTTGGATATTCAAAAGATTCTAATGTATTTCTTCCATGGCTGTCTGAAAGTTTTCTTAGAAGGGAAAAATGTACAAGAAAGTAGCAAATGAGAATATTTATTAGGtaaattaaatacataaattcTTACTATTtaggtagtttttttttttttaaaactttatttggAAGTTAgagtaaagaaaattttaataggGTAAATTTTAGTCATATCCCGATGAGTTTggattaaacatatttattcattataagtttgaaatttcataaaaaaaaaaatcttcattattttaaatCGGAGGAGAAATATATGACAATAGctgattaaataaaatgatagagaagtattattagaaatttcaaattaatggtGATTAGTTGTGGTGTATTTAGTCCAAATCTTATAGAAGCAGAGtgaaattaatcaaattgaaaaggagtttttttttccaaaaaaaaaaaaactattatttaaatttttatattgatttttttaagaagatgATATACATATTGAATGTAAACCCtgtaaactttaagtttttttaaaaattgataatttaatatgatatcaaAGCTTGATTTAACAAAAGGTTCGTAGTTTCGAGTTGCCTTTTTTCTTGTCTCTTTATGTTTTTGTGTGGGGATGATTTGTCTCTTTATGTCTTTCCACGTGCTATGGGGGGATATTGAACCCTAGGTTAAATGGTAAAAAGTAATGATGTCCTAGGTTTTGGTTCATGAAATTATTTCGAGTGGTAAGTAGTTGTAATAGGTAGGGCATTTGAATTCCAACTCATATTGGAAACAAATTGACAAAGGGAAAGCATTaagaaaggaggaaaaaaggaaaagagtgGGGAGgggggaaaggaaaa
Coding sequences:
- the LOC117912903 gene encoding 60S ribosomal protein L37-3-like; this encodes MGKGTGSFGKRRNKTHTLCVRCGRRSFHLQKSRCAACGFPSSRIRKYNWSVKAIRRKTTGTGRMRYLRHVPCRFKSNFREGTEAAPRKKGAAAS